Proteins encoded in a region of the Acidobacteriota bacterium genome:
- a CDS encoding oligogalacturonate lyase → MKTTLTLLLLAFTVSLGAQQPGDPPLEWIESDTGHRVIRLSREPGTASLYFHQNAYTASGDKLVVTTPKGIATIELKTGKIEQIVEGRTGSLVVGRKTRQVFYIKNGAVMATHLDTKATREIVKRPELRTGSGLAINADETLLGGSFVENDALAGFQAPASTQPGQRLDSYPGKGEMMERRLAAKLPMALYTINIRSGEVNAFYHATDWLNHVQFSPTDPTLMMFCHEGPWHKVDRIWTIRTDGSGKRLMHKRTMEMEIAGHEFFSADGKTIWYDLQTPKSKVFWLAGVEIATGKTTRYSVPREQWSVHFNIAPNGKLFAGDGGGPSSVAAPGNGQWIYLFTPQKDGRLKAERLVNLAKHNYQLEPNVTFTPDMKWIVFRSNMHGATHVYAVEVTKK, encoded by the coding sequence CTTTGCTGCTGCTGGCGTTCACTGTTTCGCTTGGCGCACAGCAACCCGGTGATCCGCCGCTGGAATGGATCGAGTCGGACACCGGGCATCGCGTCATTCGTTTATCGCGCGAACCCGGCACCGCCAGCCTGTACTTTCATCAGAACGCTTACACCGCCAGCGGTGACAAGCTGGTTGTGACTACGCCCAAAGGCATTGCCACGATTGAACTCAAAACCGGCAAGATTGAACAGATCGTCGAAGGCCGCACGGGCAGCCTTGTCGTTGGGCGAAAAACGCGGCAAGTGTTTTACATCAAAAATGGCGCGGTGATGGCAACGCATCTGGACACCAAAGCGACGCGCGAAATCGTCAAGCGACCGGAGTTGCGCACCGGTTCTGGCCTGGCCATCAACGCCGATGAAACGCTGCTCGGCGGCAGCTTCGTCGAAAACGATGCGCTTGCCGGGTTTCAAGCTCCGGCCAGCACGCAACCCGGCCAACGATTGGACAGTTATCCGGGGAAAGGCGAAATGATGGAGCGACGGTTGGCGGCAAAGCTGCCGATGGCGCTTTACACCATCAACATCCGATCCGGCGAAGTGAACGCGTTTTACCACGCGACCGACTGGCTCAACCACGTGCAGTTTTCACCGACCGATCCCACCTTGATGATGTTTTGCCACGAAGGCCCCTGGCACAAAGTGGATCGCATCTGGACGATTCGTACCGACGGTTCCGGCAAACGACTGATGCACAAGCGCACGATGGAGATGGAAATTGCCGGGCACGAATTTTTCAGCGCCGATGGCAAAACCATCTGGTACGACCTGCAAACTCCCAAAAGCAAAGTGTTCTGGTTGGCCGGAGTCGAAATCGCCACGGGCAAAACGACGCGCTATTCGGTGCCGCGCGAACAGTGGTCTGTGCATTTCAACATCGCGCCCAACGGCAAACTCTTTGCAGGCGATGGCGGCGGACCATCAAGCGTGGCTGCGCCGGGCAACGGCCAATGGATTTATCTGTTCACGCCGCAAAAAGACGGCCGCCTGAAAGCCGAGCGGTTGGTCAATCTGGCCAAGCACAATTATCAGCTTGAACCGAATGTCACGTTTACGCCGGATATGAAATGGATTGTGTTTCGCTCGAACATGCACGGCGCGACCCACGTGTATGCGGTGGAAGTGACAAAGAAATAG
- a CDS encoding glycoside hydrolase: MKLRLALTLVTLLLALAASRAIFPAVNAQQNPQPTAQQANSRKPVLYLIGDSTVNTPTRGQLGWGAALPEFFDLAKIGIENRARGGRSSRTFLSEGLWQEVFDKLRPGDFVLMQFGHNDGGPINDDFRARGSIRGIGDESQEIDNLLTKKHEIVHSYGWYLRQFIAGTKEKGATPIVLSPVPRNNWKDGRVARASNDYGKWSKEVAQQTGVEFIDLNDITARHYETLEPYQVKAEYFTDADNTHTSPAGAVRNAASVVEGIRAMAVGNLRRFLLARPLAESIAAANEAMQRRADAQAASLAEMRRQFQNPPDDARIMMRWWWFGPAVTKVGIERELRQMKDAGIGGVEIQPVYPLALDDETKGIKNLRFLSPEFLDALKFANEKARELGLRVDLTLGSGWPFGGPQVPITQAASRLRVERIKVLPLQKTVTLPKLAEWEQLLAVFQGQRELPLVKSGVIELPVNAESNELLCFIASRTRQQVKRASFGAEGFVLDHYDRAALDNYLQKVGEPLLQAFGNQPPYAIFCDSLEVFNSDWSPDFLAEFQKRRGYDLKPLLPALVRDIGPETASIRQDWGQTLTELLNERFLAPLQAWAKQHKTRFRIQGYGIPPATIASNQFADLTEGEGPQWKILRAARWASSANHLYGRNVTSSETWTWLHSPSFRATPLDIKAEADLHFLQGINQLIGHGWPYTPENAEYPGNRFYAAAVFDEKNPWWIAMPDVSRYLQRVSFAMRQGQPANDIAFYLPNCDAWAGFVNPKVHYMIEALKERIGENAVAQVLEAGFNLDFFDDDVLKQIGKVEAGALNLGANKYKAVVLPNVERLPIETLQKLEAFAKQGGVILAVGRKPDSLPGYKTTEAERQQFNELVRRLFDGAKPLAHFVADDKQLGDKLTSLVRPDVKLTPAVPDIGFIHRRTPEADIYFLANSSNERQQVSATFGVTAPRAETWNPLTGEITPIKMKLDATGASLALDFEPYESKLIVFNRRLQAAIAGGSEKTSPAPIDLSADWRVTVGAGNQSQTFAKLRSWTETEATRFYSGTAVYEKEITIPANWLASVSVVSLSFGEGKAVPVQPRKNGMRAWLDAPIRDAAVVYVNGQRAGSVWCPPYSIDVTKLLKPGANSLRIVVGNTAINYLAGHRQPDYRELNQRFGERFQPQDMENLQPLPSGLLGQVRLIAQ, translated from the coding sequence ATGAAACTACGACTCGCACTCACCCTGGTTACGTTGTTGCTTGCACTGGCCGCATCGCGCGCCATTTTCCCTGCCGTAAATGCTCAGCAAAATCCACAACCAACAGCCCAACAAGCGAATTCCCGCAAGCCGGTGCTTTACCTGATCGGGGATTCGACGGTGAACACGCCGACGCGCGGCCAGTTGGGATGGGGAGCGGCGCTGCCGGAGTTTTTTGACCTCGCGAAAATCGGCATTGAAAACCGTGCGCGCGGCGGACGCAGCAGCCGTACGTTTCTGAGCGAGGGTTTGTGGCAGGAAGTATTCGACAAATTGCGGCCCGGCGATTTTGTGTTAATGCAGTTTGGCCATAACGACGGCGGGCCGATTAACGACGATTTCCGCGCGCGCGGTTCGATTCGCGGTATCGGGGATGAATCGCAGGAAATTGACAACCTGCTGACCAAAAAGCACGAAATCGTTCACAGTTACGGTTGGTACTTGCGCCAGTTCATCGCCGGGACGAAGGAAAAAGGCGCAACGCCCATCGTGCTGTCACCGGTTCCGCGCAACAACTGGAAAGACGGTCGTGTCGCCCGCGCCAGCAACGATTACGGCAAATGGTCAAAAGAAGTCGCCCAGCAAACCGGCGTCGAGTTCATTGACCTGAACGACATTACTGCGCGGCATTACGAAACGCTCGAACCTTATCAAGTCAAAGCAGAGTACTTCACCGACGCCGACAATACACACACTTCGCCCGCCGGAGCCGTCCGCAATGCGGCCTCAGTCGTTGAAGGCATTCGCGCGATGGCGGTCGGCAACTTGAGACGCTTTCTGCTTGCGCGGCCTCTGGCGGAATCCATCGCCGCCGCAAACGAAGCCATGCAGCGCCGCGCCGATGCGCAAGCCGCCAGTCTGGCGGAAATGCGTCGGCAATTTCAAAACCCGCCCGACGATGCACGAATCATGATGCGTTGGTGGTGGTTTGGCCCGGCAGTGACCAAAGTGGGAATCGAACGGGAACTGCGCCAGATGAAAGACGCTGGCATCGGCGGCGTGGAAATTCAACCCGTCTATCCGCTGGCGTTGGATGATGAAACCAAAGGCATCAAAAATCTGCGCTTTCTGTCGCCGGAATTTCTGGACGCGCTGAAATTCGCCAACGAAAAAGCGCGCGAACTGGGGCTGCGCGTAGATTTGACGTTGGGCAGCGGCTGGCCGTTTGGCGGGCCACAAGTTCCCATCACGCAAGCCGCCAGCCGGTTGCGCGTCGAACGAATTAAAGTCCTGCCGCTGCAAAAGACCGTGACATTGCCCAAACTGGCAGAATGGGAACAATTGCTGGCTGTCTTTCAGGGGCAACGGGAATTGCCTTTAGTCAAAAGCGGCGTCATCGAATTGCCCGTCAATGCAGAATCCAATGAATTGTTGTGTTTCATTGCCAGCCGCACACGACAACAGGTCAAACGCGCTTCGTTCGGCGCGGAAGGTTTCGTGCTGGATCATTACGACCGCGCGGCGCTGGACAATTACCTGCAAAAAGTCGGCGAACCTTTGTTGCAGGCGTTTGGCAACCAACCGCCATACGCAATCTTTTGCGACAGCCTGGAAGTCTTCAATTCCGATTGGTCGCCGGATTTTTTGGCGGAGTTTCAAAAGCGTCGCGGGTACGATTTGAAACCGTTGCTTCCTGCGCTGGTGCGCGACATCGGCCCCGAAACTGCCAGCATTCGTCAGGACTGGGGACAAACGCTGACCGAATTGCTCAACGAACGTTTTCTGGCTCCGCTGCAAGCGTGGGCGAAACAGCACAAGACGCGGTTTCGCATTCAAGGTTACGGCATTCCTCCCGCGACCATCGCCAGCAATCAATTTGCCGATTTAACCGAAGGCGAAGGGCCGCAATGGAAAATTCTACGCGCCGCACGCTGGGCTTCGTCGGCGAATCATTTGTATGGTCGCAACGTCACGTCGTCCGAAACCTGGACGTGGCTGCATTCGCCTTCGTTTCGCGCGACGCCGCTGGACATCAAAGCTGAAGCCGACCTGCACTTTCTGCAAGGCATCAATCAATTGATCGGCCACGGATGGCCGTACACGCCGGAAAACGCGGAATATCCCGGCAATCGGTTTTATGCGGCGGCGGTGTTCGACGAAAAAAATCCCTGGTGGATTGCGATGCCGGACGTGTCGCGGTATTTGCAGCGCGTTAGTTTTGCCATGCGACAAGGACAACCTGCCAATGACATAGCCTTTTACCTGCCGAACTGCGACGCCTGGGCCGGATTCGTCAATCCCAAAGTTCATTACATGATCGAAGCCTTGAAAGAACGCATCGGCGAAAACGCTGTCGCCCAGGTGTTGGAGGCTGGGTTCAATCTGGATTTTTTTGACGACGACGTGTTGAAACAAATCGGCAAAGTCGAGGCAGGCGCGCTCAATCTGGGCGCGAACAAATACAAAGCTGTCGTCTTGCCCAACGTCGAACGATTGCCAATCGAAACACTGCAAAAACTGGAAGCGTTTGCGAAACAAGGCGGTGTGATTCTGGCCGTGGGCCGCAAACCGGACAGCTTACCCGGTTACAAAACGACTGAAGCCGAACGCCAGCAGTTCAATGAATTGGTTCGAAGATTGTTTGACGGCGCAAAGCCGCTGGCGCATTTCGTCGCTGATGACAAACAGCTTGGCGACAAATTGACTTCGCTGGTGCGTCCGGATGTGAAGTTGACGCCCGCCGTTCCCGACATCGGCTTCATTCATCGCCGCACGCCCGAAGCCGACATTTACTTTCTGGCGAATTCGAGCAACGAGCGCCAGCAAGTCAGCGCGACGTTCGGAGTGACGGCTCCGCGCGCTGAAACCTGGAATCCGCTGACCGGCGAAATCACGCCGATCAAAATGAAGCTGGACGCGACGGGCGCAAGCCTAGCGTTGGATTTTGAGCCTTACGAATCGAAGCTGATCGTTTTTAATCGGCGGTTGCAAGCCGCCATTGCCGGGGGGAGCGAGAAAACTTCGCCAGCGCCGATTGATCTTTCCGCAGACTGGCGCGTCACCGTTGGAGCGGGCAACCAATCGCAAACCTTCGCCAAACTTCGTTCGTGGACGGAAACGGAGGCGACACGGTTTTATTCCGGCACGGCTGTTTACGAAAAGGAAATCACGATTCCGGCAAATTGGCTGGCGTCGGTCAGTGTCGTATCTCTGTCTTTTGGCGAAGGAAAAGCCGTGCCGGTGCAGCCACGCAAAAATGGCATGCGTGCCTGGCTGGATGCGCCGATTCGCGATGCGGCGGTGGTATACGTCAACGGCCAGCGAGCAGGTTCCGTTTGGTGCCCGCCGTATTCGATTGATGTGACAAAATTGCTGAAGCCCGGCGCGAACAGTTTGCGCATCGTCGTTGGCAACACGGCGATCAATTATCTGGCTGGACACAGGCAACCGGATTATCGTGAACTCAATCAGCGGTTCGGCGAACGTTTTCAACCGCAGGATATGGAAAACCTGCAACCGCTGCCGTCAGGCTTGCTGGGGCAGGTGCGGCTGATTGCCCAATAA
- a CDS encoding bifunctional rhamnulose-1-phosphate aldolase/short-chain dehydrogenase, whose protein sequence is MSKQDSYKFVKYLWQDAEAEKLSGVDRLVYRSNRLGDDLTLTNTGGGNTSSKLMESDPLSGEKVEVLWIKGSGGDLRTAKRDGFASLYLDKIRAMKPLYLNDPNRGPKTEIEDAMHPMYSHCVFNLNPRACSIDTPLHTLVPYQHVDHLHPNAVIAIAASVNQERLTREIYGDDVIYVPWQRPGFDIGLKIEQLIKDHPQAKGVVLGHHGMSSWSNDDKTCYETALEIIDRAAEYIEAHDKGEKTFGGAKYQPLDEGARKDLIAQLIPWLRGQVSVYKRFVGTVQADEKMLRFVNSVDGARLAELGTSCPDHFLRTKIKPLFVDWNPASGDLDMLKAAINSGLVRYRQDYADYYNRCKHPNSPAMRDPNPTVVLIPGLGMIAWGKNKSESRVTAEFYNCAIEVMRGAEAIDQYEAMDQQEAFDIEYWLLEEAKLRRMPPEKELDRQIHVVIGAGAGIGKATAHRLVKEGAHIVCVDLDEASAKATAQEIIAKYGEGIGVAGTGISNCGPAIGLACDITNRASVLAMFRDVMLAYGGIDAVVVTAGIFVPPDKTGTIEDRLWDKTFAINVTGAYIVTDEANKIFKQQGLPGNVVLTTSANAVVAKKGSLAYDTSKAAANHLVRELAVELAPLVRVNAVAPATVVKGSTMFPRDRVIASLTKYAIAFDEAEETEALREKLASFYAKRSLTQSPIEPEDQAEAVFLLVSQRLSKTTGHVIPVDGGLQDGFLR, encoded by the coding sequence ATGAGTAAGCAGGATTCATACAAGTTCGTGAAATACCTTTGGCAGGATGCCGAAGCAGAAAAATTGTCGGGTGTGGATCGGTTGGTCTATCGCTCGAACCGCCTGGGTGACGACCTGACGCTGACCAATACGGGCGGCGGCAACACATCGTCAAAACTGATGGAAAGCGATCCGCTGAGCGGAGAAAAAGTCGAGGTTCTTTGGATCAAAGGTTCCGGCGGAGATTTGCGCACGGCCAAACGCGATGGCTTCGCGTCGCTGTATCTGGACAAAATCCGCGCAATGAAGCCGCTGTACCTGAACGATCCGAATCGCGGGCCGAAAACCGAAATCGAAGACGCCATGCATCCGATGTACAGTCATTGCGTGTTCAACCTGAATCCGCGCGCCTGTTCAATTGATACGCCGCTGCATACGCTGGTGCCATACCAGCACGTTGACCACTTGCACCCGAACGCAGTCATCGCCATTGCCGCTTCGGTAAATCAGGAACGATTGACCAGGGAAATTTACGGCGACGACGTGATTTACGTGCCGTGGCAACGTCCGGGATTCGACATTGGTTTGAAGATCGAACAGCTCATCAAAGATCACCCGCAAGCCAAAGGCGTTGTGCTCGGCCATCACGGCATGTCTTCGTGGAGCAATGACGACAAAACCTGTTACGAAACCGCGCTGGAAATCATTGACCGCGCCGCCGAGTACATCGAAGCGCACGATAAAGGCGAAAAGACCTTTGGCGGCGCGAAGTATCAACCATTGGACGAAGGGGCGCGCAAAGACTTGATCGCCCAATTGATTCCGTGGCTGCGCGGACAGGTTTCGGTTTACAAACGCTTCGTCGGCACGGTGCAGGCGGATGAAAAGATGCTGCGCTTTGTGAATAGCGTTGACGGGGCGCGACTGGCGGAACTCGGCACTTCATGCCCGGATCATTTCCTGCGCACAAAAATCAAGCCGTTGTTTGTGGATTGGAATCCGGCCAGCGGTGATCTGGACATGTTGAAAGCAGCGATCAACAGTGGCTTGGTGCGATACCGGCAGGATTACGCCGATTATTACAACCGCTGCAAACATCCGAATTCGCCCGCGATGCGCGACCCGAATCCAACCGTCGTGCTGATCCCAGGTTTGGGCATGATTGCCTGGGGCAAAAACAAGAGCGAATCGCGTGTGACGGCGGAGTTTTACAATTGCGCAATTGAAGTCATGCGCGGCGCGGAAGCCATTGACCAGTACGAAGCGATGGACCAGCAGGAAGCCTTCGACATCGAATACTGGCTGCTGGAAGAAGCCAAGCTGCGCCGCATGCCGCCGGAAAAAGAACTCGACCGGCAAATCCATGTCGTCATTGGCGCAGGCGCAGGCATTGGCAAAGCCACCGCGCACCGGTTGGTCAAAGAAGGCGCGCACATCGTCTGCGTGGATTTGGACGAAGCTTCGGCCAAGGCGACGGCACAGGAAATTATCGCCAAATACGGCGAAGGCATTGGCGTTGCCGGGACGGGCATTAGTAATTGCGGCCCGGCAATTGGCTTGGCGTGCGACATCACCAATCGCGCCAGTGTGCTGGCAATGTTCCGGGACGTGATGCTGGCGTATGGCGGCATTGATGCTGTCGTCGTCACAGCGGGCATTTTCGTTCCGCCGGACAAAACCGGAACGATCGAAGACCGACTTTGGGACAAGACCTTCGCCATTAACGTCACTGGCGCTTACATCGTCACAGACGAAGCGAACAAAATTTTCAAACAACAGGGCTTGCCCGGCAACGTTGTGTTGACGACCAGCGCCAACGCAGTCGTCGCGAAAAAGGGAAGTCTGGCCTACGACACCAGCAAGGCGGCAGCCAATCATCTGGTCCGCGAACTGGCGGTGGAGCTTGCGCCGCTGGTGCGTGTCAATGCGGTGGCTCCGGCGACGGTCGTCAAAGGAAGCACAATGTTTCCGCGCGACCGCGTCATCGCTTCATTGACGAAATACGCCATCGCGTTTGACGAAGCCGAAGAGACCGAAGCGTTGCGCGAAAAGTTGGCCAGCTTTTACGCCAAACGTTCGCTAACGCAATCGCCCATCGAGCCGGAAGATCAGGCGGAAGCCGTGTTCCTGTTGGTGTCGCAGCGATTGTCGAAAACAACCGGCCACGTCATTCCGGTGGATGGCGGGTTGCAAGACGGCTTTTTGCGGTAA